A window of Selenomonas ruminantium subsp. lactilytica TAM6421 contains these coding sequences:
- the nirJ2 gene encoding putative heme d1 biosynthesis radical SAM protein NirJ2 has product MKIVSWNTTNNCNMYCAHCYRDAGCKAEDELSTEEAKKLLREIAKAGFKIMIFSGGEPLTRPDIVELVKYAAELGLFPVFGTNGTLITLEMAKALKEAGAKGMGISLDSLDKDKHDKFRSFPGGWEGAVQGMKNCREVGLPFQIHTTVMDWNQHELEAMTDFAVEIGAKAHHFFFLVPTGRAATIEEESLRAEQYEDVLTRIMKKQQEVDIELKPTCAPQFLRIADQLGVKTRFHRGCLAGLSYCIISPRGKVQPCAYLNMELGNVRETPFDEIWRDSEVLKKLRTLEYSGGCGSCNYKGICGGCRARAAYYHGGDYMAEEPWCLYHGRRGE; this is encoded by the coding sequence GTGAAAATCGTATCCTGGAATACCACCAATAACTGCAATATGTACTGCGCCCATTGCTACCGTGATGCGGGCTGCAAGGCCGAGGATGAGCTATCCACGGAAGAAGCCAAGAAGCTCCTGCGCGAGATTGCCAAGGCCGGCTTCAAGATCATGATTTTCTCCGGCGGGGAGCCGTTGACGCGTCCCGATATCGTGGAGCTGGTAAAATATGCCGCTGAGCTGGGGCTGTTCCCGGTGTTTGGCACCAATGGCACGCTAATTACACTGGAAATGGCCAAAGCCCTCAAAGAGGCCGGGGCCAAGGGCATGGGCATCTCGCTGGATTCCCTGGACAAGGATAAACACGACAAATTCCGTTCCTTTCCGGGGGGCTGGGAAGGGGCCGTGCAGGGCATGAAGAACTGCCGGGAAGTGGGCCTGCCCTTCCAGATCCATACGACGGTGATGGACTGGAACCAGCATGAACTTGAGGCCATGACGGATTTTGCCGTGGAAATCGGCGCCAAGGCCCATCATTTCTTCTTCCTCGTGCCGACAGGCAGAGCGGCTACGATTGAGGAAGAATCCCTGCGGGCGGAGCAGTATGAAGATGTGCTCACGCGCATCATGAAGAAGCAGCAGGAAGTGGATATCGAGCTTAAGCCGACCTGCGCGCCGCAGTTCCTGCGCATTGCCGACCAATTAGGCGTCAAGACGCGCTTCCATCGCGGCTGTCTGGCAGGGCTTTCCTATTGCATCATCAGCCCGCGGGGCAAGGTGCAGCCCTGCGCCTATCTCAATATGGAGCTGGGCAATGTGCGCGAAACGCCTTTTGATGAGATCTGGCGGGACAGCGAAGTGCTCAAGAAGCTGCGCACGCTCGAATACAGCGGCGGTTGCGGTTCATGCAACTACAAGGGCATCTGCGGCGGCTGCCGGGCCAGGGCAGCTTACTACCATGGCGGCGACTATATGGCCGAGGAACCCTGGTGCCTTTATCATGGCCGCCGTGGAGAATAA
- a CDS encoding cytidine deaminase gives MEDKELIAAAKKYREFSYSPYSKFKVGAAVLTKKGNVYGGCNVENSSFPMTNCAERTAIFKAVSEGEREFEAIALIADTPEPCSPCGACRQVMVEFKIPKIIMANMKGDVQVVRLEELMPYAFTEF, from the coding sequence GTGGAAGATAAAGAACTGATCGCGGCGGCGAAGAAATACCGCGAGTTTTCCTACAGTCCCTATTCCAAGTTCAAGGTAGGCGCGGCGGTGCTTACGAAGAAGGGCAATGTGTATGGGGGCTGCAATGTGGAAAATTCCAGCTTCCCCATGACCAATTGTGCTGAGCGTACGGCTATCTTCAAGGCAGTTTCGGAAGGGGAGCGGGAGTTTGAGGCCATTGCCCTGATTGCCGATACCCCGGAACCCTGCTCTCCGTGCGGTGCCTGCCGGCAGGTGATGGTGGAGTTCAAGATTCCGAAGATCATCATGGCCAATATGAAGGGCGATGTGCAGGTCGTCAGGCTCGAAGAATTGATGCCCTATGCCTTCACGGAATTTTGA
- the deoC gene encoding deoxyribose-phosphate aldolase: MDAKEILAKVDHTLLKQTATWADIEAVCEEAVAYKTATVMVPSCYVPKIVAKYGDKLKVACVVGFPNGNCNTAAKIAETAQALADGAQEIDMVINIGALKDGETQFVTDEIKALKNLCGDRVLKVIIETCFLTEAEKIAACHCVTAAGADFIKTSTGFGSKGATLEDIKLFKENIGEGVQMKAAGGIHTREEMEAFIAAGCTRLGASAAVKVLKDEVDK; the protein is encoded by the coding sequence ATGGACGCAAAAGAGATCTTGGCCAAAGTTGACCATACATTATTGAAACAGACCGCCACCTGGGCGGATATCGAGGCTGTCTGCGAGGAGGCAGTGGCCTACAAGACGGCTACGGTGATGGTGCCTTCCTGCTATGTGCCGAAGATTGTCGCCAAGTACGGCGATAAGCTCAAGGTGGCCTGCGTGGTCGGCTTCCCCAACGGCAACTGCAACACCGCCGCCAAGATTGCGGAAACGGCGCAGGCGCTGGCCGATGGTGCACAGGAAATCGATATGGTCATCAATATCGGCGCTTTGAAAGACGGCGAAACGCAGTTCGTGACCGATGAGATCAAGGCGCTGAAGAATCTCTGCGGCGACCGTGTCCTGAAGGTCATCATCGAGACCTGCTTCCTGACGGAAGCCGAGAAGATTGCCGCCTGCCACTGCGTGACGGCAGCCGGTGCAGACTTCATCAAGACTTCCACGGGCTTTGGCTCCAAGGGCGCAACTCTCGAAGACATTAAACTTTTCAAGGAAAACATCGGTGAGGGCGTGCAGATGAAGGCCGCTGGCGGCATCCATACTCGCGAGGAAATGGAAGCCTTCATCGCAGCGGGGTGCACCCGTCTGGGGGCCAGCGCGGCAGTCAAGGTGCTGAAAGACGAGGTGGACAAATAA
- a CDS encoding NupC/NupG family nucleoside CNT transporter, with protein sequence MYFFVNLIGILVFVAIGVLLSKKRKAIQWRCVGALLALNVFLAWFLTSFSIGREIIVAAAAGFNWLVSVAYEGIAFAFPDWVHVPQMNFFTSALLPILLVVPMFDILTYIGVLPFVIRWVGKLLAFLTRAPKFESFFAIEMMFLGNTEALAVSSLQLKRMKADRCLTLAMMSMSCITAAMVGIYIKMMPGEFILTAIPLNVINALIVTNILHPVKIAESEDTVATVGEGGTEKEPFFSFLGNSILGAGRLVLIICANVIAFVALAKLIDMLLVLIHPAITLENILGCIMFPFAWLMGLESGEAFQLAQFMGTKLVTNEFVVMLSVQDTLTTFSRHMQGVLTVFVTSFANFATLGMIIGCFKGMVDEDKNELISRNVAYMLLSGILVSLLSAGIAGLFIW encoded by the coding sequence ATGTATTTTTTTGTCAACCTTATCGGCATCCTGGTCTTTGTGGCCATTGGTGTCCTGCTCTCGAAGAAGCGTAAAGCCATCCAGTGGCGCTGCGTAGGTGCCCTGCTGGCCCTCAATGTGTTCCTGGCCTGGTTCCTGACCTCGTTTTCCATTGGCCGTGAGATTATCGTCGCGGCGGCTGCCGGTTTCAACTGGCTGGTCAGCGTGGCCTATGAAGGTATTGCCTTCGCTTTCCCGGACTGGGTGCATGTACCGCAGATGAACTTCTTCACTTCGGCCCTGCTGCCCATCCTGCTGGTGGTGCCGATGTTCGATATCCTGACTTATATCGGGGTACTGCCCTTCGTGATCAGATGGGTGGGTAAGCTGCTGGCCTTCCTGACCAGAGCACCGAAGTTCGAATCCTTCTTTGCTATCGAAATGATGTTCCTGGGCAATACGGAGGCATTAGCTGTTTCCAGCCTGCAGCTCAAGCGCATGAAGGCTGATCGCTGCCTGACGCTGGCCATGATGTCCATGAGCTGCATCACGGCAGCCATGGTGGGTATCTACATCAAGATGATGCCCGGTGAATTCATCCTGACGGCAATTCCTTTGAACGTCATCAATGCCCTGATTGTCACGAACATCCTGCATCCGGTGAAGATTGCGGAATCCGAAGATACCGTCGCAACGGTAGGCGAGGGCGGCACGGAAAAAGAGCCCTTCTTCTCCTTCCTGGGCAACTCCATCCTGGGTGCCGGCCGTCTGGTACTGATCATCTGCGCCAACGTTATCGCTTTCGTGGCGCTGGCCAAACTCATCGATATGCTGCTCGTGCTGATCCATCCGGCCATTACGCTGGAAAACATCCTGGGCTGCATCATGTTCCCGTTCGCCTGGCTCATGGGGCTCGAGAGCGGCGAAGCCTTCCAGCTGGCACAGTTCATGGGCACGAAGCTCGTGACCAACGAATTCGTGGTCATGCTGAGCGTGCAGGATACGCTGACCACCTTCAGCCGTCATATGCAGGGCGTGCTGACGGTATTCGTCACGTCCTTTGCCAACTTCGCTACGCTGGGTATGATCATCGGCTGCTTCAAGGGCATGGTGGATGAGGACAAGAATGAACTCATCTCCCGTAACGTAGCTTATATGCTGCTGTCCGGTATCCTGGTATCCCTGCTGTCCGCAGGTATCGCCGGCCTGTTTATCTGGTAA
- the nirJ1 gene encoding putative heme d1 biosynthesis radical SAM protein NirJ1, translated as MISVTKLLFAREYYGDNLRYTKNAHSMRNGAAEGMGPVVVWNSTKTCNLKCMHCYMGSDAQKYKDELTTEEAKKFIDDLADFHVPVLLFSGGEPLIRPDFFELAEYAQKKGVRPTLSTNGTLITREVAQRIKDIGVGYVGISLDGLKDVNDKFRGVEGSFEKAMQGIENCVAVGQRVGLRFTINHHNIAELDNIFDFIEEKGINRVCFYHLVYSGRGEKMVNQDVTPEESRKAMDTIIRRTRDFEERGLEKEILTVDNHCDGVYMYLKALAEGRDEAAAQIKKYISMNGGNRSGIAFGEVDPLGYVHPDQFTQHHTFGNVRERKFGDIWSDTSVSPILAGLKDRKPLLKGRCAKCKFLDNCNGNFRTRAEAVTGDFWESDPSCYLTDEEIGIK; from the coding sequence ATGATTAGTGTAACGAAGCTGTTGTTCGCGCGGGAATATTACGGGGATAACCTGCGCTATACGAAGAACGCCCATAGCATGAGAAATGGGGCCGCTGAAGGGATGGGGCCGGTGGTGGTCTGGAATTCCACCAAGACCTGCAACCTCAAGTGCATGCATTGCTATATGGGCTCTGATGCCCAGAAGTACAAGGATGAACTGACCACGGAGGAAGCCAAGAAGTTTATTGACGACCTGGCCGACTTCCATGTGCCGGTGTTGTTGTTTTCCGGTGGCGAGCCTTTGATCCGTCCGGATTTCTTTGAGCTGGCTGAATATGCCCAGAAGAAGGGGGTGCGCCCGACCCTTTCCACCAACGGCACCTTGATTACCCGGGAAGTTGCCCAGCGTATCAAGGATATCGGCGTGGGCTATGTGGGCATTTCCCTGGATGGGCTCAAGGATGTCAATGATAAGTTCCGCGGGGTGGAAGGTTCCTTCGAGAAGGCCATGCAGGGCATCGAGAACTGTGTGGCGGTTGGCCAGCGGGTTGGCCTGCGCTTTACCATCAATCACCATAATATCGCCGAACTCGACAATATCTTTGACTTTATCGAGGAAAAGGGCATCAACCGCGTCTGCTTCTATCATCTCGTGTACTCCGGCCGTGGGGAGAAGATGGTCAATCAGGATGTGACGCCGGAAGAGAGCCGCAAGGCCATGGATACGATCATCCGCCGCACCCGTGATTTCGAGGAGCGAGGGCTTGAGAAGGAAATCCTGACCGTGGACAATCACTGCGATGGTGTCTATATGTATCTCAAGGCCCTGGCTGAAGGCCGGGATGAAGCCGCTGCACAGATCAAGAAATATATCTCGATGAATGGCGGCAACCGCTCCGGCATTGCCTTTGGTGAGGTTGATCCCCTGGGCTATGTGCATCCGGACCAGTTCACCCAGCATCATACCTTCGGCAACGTGCGGGAGCGCAAGTTCGGCGATATCTGGTCGGATACCTCGGTCAGCCCGATCCTGGCCGGACTCAAAGACCGCAAGCCGCTCCTGAAGGGGCGTTGTGCCAAGTGCAAGTTCCTGGACAACTGCAATGGCAATTTCCGTACCCGGGCCGAGGCGGTCACGGGGGATTTCTGGGAGTCCGATCCTTCCTGCTATCTGACCGATGAAGAGATTGGCATCAAATAA
- a CDS encoding TetR/AcrR family transcriptional regulator translates to MEEKMGRRERKKMLSRQAILDAAVVVFSKKGFREASIADIMNGADLGTGTFYNYFQSKEELLVQLLGRLVAEVNATIKELREDKRPACEQLSVACMLTAKFLDENRYVLPLFLAAADHSGLPEDAEERKAVPTPGFKPLFERILKEGQESGEVRDDVPAELITEMFHSIYQATAFSKLEISFQENVAMKMRLLLDGIKAQPEK, encoded by the coding sequence ATGGAAGAAAAAATGGGCCGCCGGGAGCGGAAGAAGATGTTATCCCGACAGGCGATATTGGATGCGGCAGTGGTGGTGTTCAGCAAGAAGGGCTTCCGGGAGGCTTCCATTGCGGATATCATGAACGGGGCGGATTTGGGCACGGGAACATTTTATAATTACTTCCAGTCCAAGGAGGAACTGTTGGTGCAGCTGCTGGGGCGGCTGGTGGCAGAGGTTAATGCAACTATTAAAGAGCTGCGGGAGGATAAGCGCCCTGCCTGTGAGCAGTTGTCTGTGGCCTGCATGCTGACGGCGAAATTTCTGGACGAGAACCGCTATGTGCTGCCCCTGTTTTTGGCGGCGGCTGATCATTCGGGATTGCCGGAGGACGCTGAGGAACGCAAGGCCGTGCCTACGCCGGGCTTCAAGCCCCTGTTTGAGCGGATTTTGAAGGAAGGGCAGGAGTCCGGTGAGGTGCGTGACGATGTGCCGGCGGAACTGATTACGGAGATGTTCCATTCCATCTATCAGGCCACGGCCTTCAGCAAGCTGGAGATTTCCTTTCAGGAGAATGTGGCCATGAAGATGCGGCTGCTGCTGGATGGAATAAAAGCGCAGCCGGAAAAATAA
- a CDS encoding phosphopentomutase has translation MGKFKRAFVIVLDSYGIGQEPDAAEFGDGACNTLKSIVASDKYDTPNMKKLGLFNIDGVDCGEPVEAPLGSFARLRELSRGKDTTTGHWEIAGIVSERPMPTYPNGFPADLIEKLEKAFGKKILCNKPYSGTAVIHDYGQEQEKTGGLIVYTSADSVFQIAANEADVPVDELYGYCKTAREILQGEHGVGRVIARPYVGEYPNYTRTSRRHDFSLDPTGDTMLDALHRKGLETIGVGKISDIFAGRSVSRSLGINKDNVDGMEKTLKLMDEDFEGLCFVNLVDFDMAYGHRRDIDGYANAATVFDKQLGEFMAKMRDDDVLMITADHGCDPGAPGTDHTREYIPLLIYGKQVKAGVNLGTYPTFAMIGATISDMFGCDLKTKGESLLPRFIKD, from the coding sequence ATGGGTAAGTTCAAAAGAGCGTTTGTTATTGTTTTGGATAGCTACGGCATCGGCCAGGAACCGGATGCTGCAGAATTCGGCGATGGGGCATGCAACACCCTGAAATCCATCGTGGCTTCGGATAAATACGACACGCCGAATATGAAGAAGCTGGGCCTCTTCAATATCGATGGCGTAGACTGCGGCGAGCCGGTGGAAGCGCCACTGGGTTCCTTTGCCCGCCTGCGGGAACTTTCCCGGGGCAAGGACACCACGACTGGGCATTGGGAAATCGCCGGCATCGTATCCGAGCGTCCCATGCCGACCTATCCGAATGGCTTCCCGGCTGACCTCATCGAGAAGCTCGAAAAAGCCTTTGGCAAGAAGATTCTCTGCAACAAGCCCTATTCCGGTACGGCAGTCATCCATGACTATGGTCAGGAACAGGAAAAGACCGGCGGCCTGATTGTCTATACCTCTGCCGACAGCGTGTTCCAGATTGCGGCAAATGAAGCGGATGTGCCTGTGGACGAACTCTACGGCTACTGCAAGACGGCCCGCGAGATCCTGCAGGGGGAGCATGGCGTAGGCCGCGTGATTGCCCGTCCGTATGTAGGCGAGTATCCGAACTACACCCGCACGTCCCGCCGCCACGATTTCTCTCTCGATCCCACGGGCGATACCATGCTGGATGCCCTGCACCGCAAGGGGCTCGAAACCATCGGTGTGGGCAAGATTTCCGATATCTTCGCCGGCCGCAGTGTGAGCCGTTCCCTGGGCATTAACAAGGACAATGTGGATGGCATGGAAAAGACGCTGAAGCTCATGGACGAGGACTTTGAAGGCCTGTGCTTCGTAAACCTCGTTGACTTTGATATGGCGTATGGCCATCGTCGCGATATTGACGGTTATGCTAACGCTGCTACGGTTTTCGATAAACAGCTTGGCGAGTTTATGGCCAAGATGCGCGATGATGATGTGCTCATGATCACGGCGGACCATGGATGCGATCCCGGCGCACCGGGCACGGATCATACCCGCGAATACATCCCTTTGCTGATTTATGGCAAGCAGGTCAAGGCTGGCGTGAACCTTGGCACCTATCCGACCTTTGCCATGATTGGTGCTACGATTTCCGACATGTTCGGCTGTGATCTGAAGACCAAGGGCGAGAGCCTGCTCCCGCGTTTCATCAAGGATTGA
- a CDS encoding pyrimidine-nucleoside phosphorylase, protein MRMYDLITKKKHGEVLTDEEIQFMIDGYVKGEIPDYQMSTMLMAIWFNGMNDHEITCLTMCMAKSGDMIDLSAIAGKKVDKHSTGGVGDKTTLIVGPIVAACGGKVAKMSGRGLGHTGGTVDKLESIPGYKTALDRKEFFDTVNKCGISLIGQSGNLAPADKKLYALRDVTATVDSIPLIASSIMSKKLAAGSDCILLDVKTGSGAFMKTLDDSIKLAQTMVAIGEGAGRRTVALITDMDTPLGLGIGNSLEVIESMDVLKGHGPADLTEVSLQLAANMLYLVGKGEPDECRKMAEKSIEDGSAFETFCTMVKEQGGDDSVLRDYTKFAQAPYKAEIKAESDGFITKMNAEAIGEMSVILGAGRETKESDIDFSAGLMLHKKYGDEVKKGDVLVTLYTSKEAALQSAEALYRKSVVIGSTAPAKKPLVYARVEKDKVEKY, encoded by the coding sequence ATGAGAATGTATGACCTGATTACCAAGAAAAAACATGGTGAAGTGCTGACGGATGAAGAGATCCAGTTCATGATTGACGGCTACGTCAAAGGTGAGATTCCCGACTATCAGATGTCCACGATGCTCATGGCTATCTGGTTCAATGGCATGAATGACCATGAAATCACCTGCCTGACCATGTGCATGGCAAAATCCGGCGATATGATCGACCTGTCCGCTATCGCCGGCAAGAAGGTTGACAAACATTCCACGGGCGGCGTAGGCGACAAGACCACGCTGATCGTCGGCCCGATCGTAGCTGCCTGCGGTGGCAAGGTGGCCAAGATGAGTGGCCGCGGCCTCGGCCATACCGGCGGCACGGTGGATAAGCTGGAGTCCATTCCGGGCTATAAGACCGCTCTTGACCGCAAGGAATTCTTCGATACGGTGAACAAATGCGGCATCAGCCTGATTGGTCAGTCCGGCAACCTGGCCCCGGCAGACAAGAAGCTCTATGCCCTGCGGGATGTGACAGCTACCGTTGACTCCATTCCCCTGATTGCTTCTTCCATCATGAGCAAGAAACTGGCAGCAGGCAGCGACTGCATTCTGCTCGATGTCAAGACGGGCAGCGGCGCCTTCATGAAGACGCTGGATGATTCCATCAAGCTGGCGCAGACCATGGTGGCTATCGGCGAAGGTGCCGGCCGCCGCACGGTTGCCCTGATTACCGATATGGATACGCCGCTGGGCCTCGGCATTGGCAACAGCCTCGAAGTCATCGAATCCATGGATGTCCTCAAAGGCCATGGTCCCGCTGACCTCACGGAAGTTTCCCTGCAGCTGGCCGCCAATATGCTCTATCTCGTGGGCAAAGGTGAACCGGATGAATGCCGCAAGATGGCTGAAAAATCCATCGAGGATGGTTCTGCTTTTGAGACCTTCTGCACCATGGTCAAGGAACAGGGCGGCGACGACAGCGTGCTGCGCGATTACACGAAATTCGCCCAGGCTCCGTATAAGGCAGAAATCAAGGCTGAGAGCGATGGCTTCATCACGAAGATGAATGCCGAAGCCATCGGCGAGATGTCTGTAATCCTGGGCGCTGGCCGTGAGACCAAGGAAAGTGATATCGACTTCTCCGCCGGCCTGATGCTGCACAAGAAATACGGCGACGAAGTCAAGAAGGGCGATGTACTGGTAACGCTGTACACTTCCAAGGAAGCAGCCCTGCAGAGTGCTGAAGCTCTGTATCGCAAATCCGTCGTCATTGGCAGCACGGCTCCGGCAAAGAAACCGTTGGTCTATGCCCGCGTGGAAAAAGATAAAGTAGAGAAGTACTAA